In a genomic window of Magnolia sinica isolate HGM2019 chromosome 16, MsV1, whole genome shotgun sequence:
- the LOC131228580 gene encoding uncharacterized protein LOC131228580, which yields MAPSDEQSTISYYANRFRSRVSERDRSREQQSSIRSRIHKLEKINEELRKEIRRDRDDSSQRLAFVVSDGKTKDDNIRILSEKNDKMIEEKEYLEKWSHVFEEDQISMEAKLLEAQTDFKDLLRDSKRIDCLRDRALSMLRNTASLVCSRSDGADEKKVIGFDGEDVDEETIAMIRPFAAALEAVENAFEGRERKMKEMEKAIEVLSGNDEEEEGFVDVEILLGVERGLERLLGESFD from the coding sequence ATGGCGCCTTCCGACGAGCAATCCACGATCTCCTATTACGCGAACAGATTCCGATCTCGAGTCTCCGAACGCGATCGGAGTCGCGAGCAACAGTCGAGCATACGGTCGAGAATCCACAAGCTAGAGAAGATCAATGAAGAGCTCCGGAAGGAGATCCGTCGGGACAGAGACGACTCTTCTCAAAGGCTCGCTTTCGTTGTTTCGGATGGGAAGACGAAAGACGATAACATCCGAATCTTATCGGAGAAGAATGATAAGATGATAGAAGAGAAGGAGTATTTGGAGAAATGGTCGCACGTATTCGAAGAAGATCAGATCTCGATGGAGGCGAAGCTGTTGGAAGCTCAGACAGATTTTAAAGATCTTTTGCGAGATTCGAAGCGGATTGACTGTTTGCGGGATCGAGCACTGTCTATGTTGAGGAATACCGCGTCGTTGGTGTGTAGTAGATCGGACGGCGCGGATGAAAAGAAGGTCATTGGATTCGACGGGGAGGATGTGGATGAGGAGACGATAGCGATGATCAGACCGTTCGCAGCTGCGCTGGAGGCCGTTGAGAATGCTTTTGAGGGTAGAGagaggaaaatgaaggaaatggaGAAAGCGATTGAGGTTTTGAGTGggaatgatgaagaagaagaagggtttGTGGATGTGGAGATTCTTCTTGGTGTGGAGAGAGGTTTGGAGAGATTGCTTGGAGAATCATTCGACTAG